A genomic window from bacterium includes:
- a CDS encoding methylcrotonoyl-CoA carboxylase, which translates to MFRLESKADTSSVQFKENAEKNRAQHAQFKERLEKIKLGGPEKSRLRHTERGKLLPRERLAKLLDRNTPFLELSPMAAYDMYDNDAPAAGVITGIGVVHGREVMVVVNDATVKGGTYYPMTILKHARAQEIAQTNNLPCVYLVDSGGIFLPLQSGTFPDKDHFGRIFYNQARMSALGIPQVSVVMGSCTAGGAYLPAMSDETVIVRKQGTIFIGGPPLVKAATGEVVTAEELGGADVHCRTSGVADHYAQNDGHALQMTRNIVENLNRAPQWELDRSAPEDPYYDPEELYGVVSNDIRKAFDVHEVIARMVDGSRFHSFKELYGTTLVCGFARIMGYPVGILANNGVLFAESAQKGAHFIELCTQRRIPLIFLQNISGFIVGRQYEAGGIARDGAKMVHAVANADVPKFTVVVGGSYGAGNYAMCGRGYFPRLMWMWPNSKICVMGGEQAADVLAQVKIEQLEKEGGTKLTKEQVDAIRRPIIEKYESESTPYYSGARLWDDGMIGFTDTRQALALGISMSLNAQIPEQKFGIFRM; encoded by the coding sequence ATGTTTCGACTGGAATCCAAAGCGGATACATCGTCGGTTCAGTTCAAAGAGAACGCCGAGAAAAATCGCGCTCAGCATGCGCAGTTCAAAGAGCGCCTCGAGAAGATCAAATTGGGTGGCCCGGAGAAATCCCGCCTTCGCCACACCGAGCGCGGCAAATTGCTTCCGCGTGAACGTCTCGCCAAACTACTCGACCGCAACACACCCTTTCTCGAATTGAGCCCGATGGCCGCGTACGATATGTACGACAACGATGCCCCCGCCGCAGGGGTTATCACCGGAATCGGCGTGGTGCATGGCCGCGAGGTGATGGTTGTGGTCAACGATGCTACCGTCAAGGGCGGCACCTACTATCCGATGACCATTCTCAAGCATGCCCGCGCGCAGGAGATCGCGCAGACGAATAATCTGCCGTGCGTGTATCTCGTCGACTCAGGCGGCATTTTCCTCCCGCTGCAGTCGGGCACATTCCCGGACAAAGATCATTTCGGCCGGATATTCTACAATCAGGCCCGCATGTCTGCACTCGGCATTCCCCAGGTTTCGGTCGTGATGGGGTCATGTACCGCCGGTGGAGCGTACCTTCCGGCGATGTCCGATGAGACCGTGATCGTCCGCAAACAGGGGACGATTTTTATCGGCGGCCCGCCGCTGGTCAAAGCAGCGACAGGTGAGGTAGTGACGGCCGAAGAACTCGGCGGCGCTGATGTACACTGCCGAACCTCCGGTGTCGCCGACCATTATGCGCAGAATGATGGGCACGCGTTGCAGATGACGCGCAACATTGTCGAAAATCTTAATCGCGCTCCCCAGTGGGAGTTGGATCGCTCTGCCCCCGAAGACCCGTACTACGACCCCGAAGAACTCTACGGCGTCGTCTCGAACGATATCCGCAAAGCGTTTGATGTTCATGAAGTGATCGCGCGGATGGTCGATGGCTCCCGCTTCCACTCTTTCAAAGAGCTGTACGGTACGACTCTCGTGTGCGGATTTGCACGCATCATGGGATACCCGGTCGGCATCCTTGCCAACAACGGTGTACTCTTTGCCGAGTCAGCGCAGAAGGGGGCGCACTTCATCGAGCTTTGTACACAGCGCCGTATTCCGCTGATCTTCCTGCAGAATATCTCCGGCTTTATTGTCGGACGGCAATACGAGGCCGGCGGTATCGCGCGTGATGGCGCCAAGATGGTGCATGCCGTCGCCAACGCCGATGTCCCCAAGTTCACCGTCGTAGTTGGCGGCTCATATGGTGCAGGCAACTACGCCATGTGTGGGCGAGGCTATTTCCCGCGTCTGATGTGGATGTGGCCGAACTCCAAGATATGCGTGATGGGGGGAGAGCAGGCGGCTGATGTTTTGGCGCAGGTGAAGATCGAACAGCTTGAGAAAGAAGGTGGCACCAAGTTGACCAAAGAACAGGTCGACGCTATCCGTCGCCCGATCATAGAGAAATACGAGTCGGAATCGACGCCGTATTACTCCGGCGCTCGACTCTGGGATGACGGCATGATCGGTTTCACCGACACGCGCCAGGCGCTGGCGTTGGGGATATCAATGTCACTCAATGCGCAGATCCCGGAACAGAAATTCGGCATATTCAGGATGTAA
- a CDS encoding Zn-ribbon domain-containing OB-fold protein — MFSSRNWREYPQRYRLEAVKFKKSGKTYFPPRQVDPETGDTEREMVTLPDTGKVLTYTVIRTPGPMFKDMAPYALAIAELTDGTRLMAQLTDCDVDNLSIGMEVRLEFRRVQSEGASGVISYGYKFVPKWY; from the coding sequence ATGTTTTCATCACGTAACTGGCGCGAGTACCCGCAACGGTATCGCCTCGAAGCGGTGAAATTCAAGAAGAGCGGCAAGACCTATTTCCCGCCCCGTCAGGTCGACCCGGAAACGGGTGACACCGAACGGGAAATGGTCACTCTTCCTGATACCGGCAAGGTCCTCACCTACACGGTCATCCGGACTCCCGGCCCGATGTTCAAAGATATGGCGCCGTATGCGCTGGCGATCGCTGAACTGACGGACGGTACCCGGTTGATGGCGCAGTTGACCGACTGCGATGTCGACAACCTGTCGATCGGTATGGAGGTTCGACTTGAGTTCCGGCGAGTGCAATCCGAGGGTGCCTCGGGTGTTATCTCGTACGGCTACAAGTTCGTCCCGAAATGGTACTAG
- a CDS encoding enoyl-CoA hydratase/isomerase family protein codes for MNYTTLTYTSNGPAANVFFNRPDIHNAFNATVITEMLDCFAHIGKDKSIRVVVLSGTGKSFCAGADLNWMRGVAKQSFDENLGEANSLARLFYTIYSLRQPVIARVNGAAIGGGTGFVAVCDFAIAAESAKFSFSEVKIGVVPACIGPYVVKKIGEGKSRELFITGERMGATRALEVGLVNKVVADDQLDASVAEYVNAILSSGPEAVAMAKQLIGAVPTMAPEEFMPYTAEMIAKLRISPEGQEGMDAFLNKRTPNWVANREGNK; via the coding sequence ATGAATTACACGACTCTGACATATACCTCGAATGGGCCGGCGGCGAATGTTTTCTTCAATCGGCCGGATATTCACAACGCCTTCAACGCAACCGTCATCACCGAGATGCTCGACTGCTTTGCGCATATCGGCAAAGATAAATCGATTCGGGTAGTTGTTCTCTCCGGTACCGGCAAATCATTCTGCGCGGGGGCCGATCTCAACTGGATGCGCGGTGTGGCGAAACAGTCTTTCGATGAAAATCTCGGCGAGGCCAACTCACTAGCCAGACTATTCTATACGATCTACTCACTCCGCCAGCCGGTCATTGCGCGCGTTAACGGAGCCGCGATAGGTGGTGGGACCGGATTTGTGGCGGTCTGCGATTTTGCTATCGCCGCCGAATCCGCCAAGTTTTCATTCTCGGAGGTCAAGATCGGCGTAGTCCCGGCCTGCATTGGGCCGTACGTGGTGAAGAAAATTGGCGAGGGAAAGTCGCGCGAACTGTTCATCACCGGTGAGCGAATGGGCGCAACTCGTGCCCTCGAAGTCGGCCTGGTCAACAAGGTTGTCGCCGATGACCAACTCGACGCCTCCGTAGCTGAATATGTCAATGCCATCCTGTCGTCCGGCCCCGAAGCCGTCGCCATGGCCAAGCAGTTAATCGGCGCGGTCCCGACGATGGCTCCTGAGGAGTTCATGCCCTACACCGCCGAGATGATCGCCAAACTCCGCATCTCCCCCGAGGGCCAGGAAGGGATGGATGCGTTTCTGAATAAGCGGACGCCGAATTGGGTGGCCAATCGAGAGGGGAATAAATAG
- a CDS encoding PTS sugar transporter subunit IIA: MNLSRYLTEDLVKLEMTTEVEPQPENGSVEKWRLRTKEAILSELVDLLDAGSRVGNRSKLLLDFVNREKKATTGIGLGVAIPHIRSMQAKEFMLAFARSHVGYEFESLDSQPVHLFFVMAAPPYDDNMYLRAFKSLAEMLQHEAFRHELMTVSSPGEVIRALRSRE; encoded by the coding sequence ATGAACTTGTCTCGTTATCTGACGGAAGATCTGGTCAAACTTGAGATGACCACTGAGGTCGAACCTCAGCCGGAGAATGGGTCAGTCGAGAAGTGGCGTCTTCGCACCAAAGAAGCGATCCTCTCGGAACTGGTCGATCTTCTCGATGCCGGCTCGCGGGTGGGGAATCGTTCCAAACTGCTGCTGGATTTTGTCAATCGCGAGAAAAAAGCGACAACCGGCATCGGCCTCGGAGTGGCGATCCCGCACATTCGCTCCATGCAGGCCAAAGAGTTTATGCTCGCTTTCGCTCGTTCCCACGTAGGGTATGAGTTTGAATCGCTCGACAGTCAGCCGGTCCACCTCTTTTTCGTCATGGCGGCGCCCCCCTACGACGATAACATGTACCTTCGAGCATTCAAATCGCTCGCCGAAATGCTCCAGCACGAGGCGTTTCGACATGAACTGATGACCGTCAGTTCTCCCGGCGAGGTGATTCGCGCTCTCCGTTCCCGGGAATAA
- a CDS encoding DUF1446 domain-containing protein, whose translation MKKKIRIGNAGGYWGDDLSALKRQLTGGHLDYITMDFLAEITMSILQRQRATNSELGYAVDFLDQMADCLPLIVKKNVKVISNAGGINPIGLARKIIELSKKMKLDIKVGVVYGDDIVNNLYELTAAGERFTNMETGEDFLKVRSRITSANIYLGAEPVVRALDAGCQIVVTGRVTDTGITLAPMIHEFGWAMDDWDKMAAGIIAGHIIECGAQATGGNITDWEEVKNYHNIGYPIIEMEPTGEFVVTKHTKTGGAVTEKTVKEQLVYEMGDPANYISPDGVARFDSIRLKQDGKDRVRVYGIQGKPEPDNLKVSMSFEDGWKASGEVLVSGPNTFKKAKVIADIFWEKLQHKFEATDTAVVGSGSCWPAHLSTYEPNEIMLKFSVRDKSVSKIKDFGKALSTLILSGPAGMAVTGRGRPKPVPVIAYWPALMHRTRVQAKVLTVTTRGDEEFFEINFPLRVRTSMEEKSAKKVAAAPRKFVKPAGRMVKVKLQEIAYARSGDKGDTCNIGVLARSPEIYEFLRSTLTPEKVKTFFKGITKGKVIRYELDNLHGLNFLLEETLGGGGTRALIIDPQGKTLAQALLQMTLDVPQSLLGKKR comes from the coding sequence TTGAAAAAGAAAATCCGTATCGGCAACGCCGGTGGCTACTGGGGAGATGACCTCTCCGCCCTTAAACGTCAACTGACCGGCGGTCATCTCGATTATATCACCATGGATTTCCTCGCCGAAATCACCATGTCTATCCTTCAGAGACAACGGGCCACCAACTCGGAGCTTGGCTATGCGGTCGATTTTCTGGACCAGATGGCCGACTGCCTCCCGCTGATCGTGAAGAAGAATGTCAAAGTTATCTCCAATGCCGGCGGCATCAACCCGATCGGCCTTGCCCGCAAGATCATCGAGCTCTCCAAAAAGATGAAGCTCGATATCAAGGTCGGCGTCGTGTACGGCGATGATATCGTCAACAACCTCTACGAGCTGACCGCCGCCGGTGAACGGTTCACCAATATGGAGACGGGCGAAGATTTCCTCAAGGTCCGCTCGCGTATCACCTCGGCCAATATCTATCTCGGCGCCGAGCCGGTGGTCCGCGCGCTGGATGCGGGTTGCCAGATCGTGGTGACCGGGCGTGTGACGGATACGGGCATCACGCTCGCCCCGATGATCCATGAGTTCGGCTGGGCTATGGATGACTGGGATAAGATGGCGGCGGGAATTATCGCCGGCCATATCATCGAATGCGGCGCCCAGGCGACCGGCGGGAATATCACCGACTGGGAAGAGGTCAAGAATTACCACAATATCGGTTACCCGATCATCGAGATGGAACCGACCGGCGAGTTTGTCGTCACCAAACATACCAAAACCGGCGGCGCAGTGACAGAAAAGACCGTCAAAGAGCAGTTGGTCTATGAGATGGGGGACCCGGCGAATTACATCTCTCCCGATGGTGTCGCGCGCTTTGATTCCATCCGCCTCAAGCAGGATGGGAAAGACCGCGTGCGAGTCTACGGTATCCAGGGGAAGCCGGAGCCGGACAATCTCAAAGTTTCAATGTCGTTCGAGGATGGCTGGAAAGCTTCCGGCGAAGTGCTCGTCTCCGGCCCGAACACATTCAAGAAAGCCAAAGTCATCGCGGATATCTTCTGGGAAAAGCTGCAGCATAAGTTCGAAGCTACCGACACGGCTGTGGTCGGTTCCGGCTCCTGCTGGCCCGCGCACCTTTCGACCTACGAGCCAAACGAGATCATGCTGAAGTTCTCAGTGCGCGACAAATCCGTTTCAAAGATCAAAGATTTCGGCAAAGCACTCTCGACGCTCATTCTCTCCGGTCCTGCCGGAATGGCTGTCACCGGACGTGGCCGTCCGAAACCAGTGCCGGTGATCGCGTACTGGCCGGCGCTAATGCACCGCACGCGCGTCCAGGCGAAAGTGCTGACTGTGACGACGCGAGGCGATGAAGAATTTTTCGAGATCAATTTTCCACTCCGTGTCCGAACCAGCATGGAAGAGAAGTCCGCCAAGAAAGTGGCTGCGGCTCCACGCAAATTCGTCAAGCCGGCTGGGAGGATGGTCAAAGTGAAACTGCAGGAGATCGCCTACGCCCGCTCCGGCGACAAGGGGGATACCTGCAATATCGGCGTCCTGGCCCGCTCCCCCGAGATCTACGAATTCCTGCGTTCAACCCTGACTCCGGAAAAAGTGAAGACCTTCTTCAAGGGGATCACCAAAGGGAAAGTTATCCGGTATGAACTGGATAACCTGCACGGGCTGAATTTCCTCCTCGAGGAGACACTCGGCGGCGGCGGCACCCGCGCGTTGATTATCGACCCGCAAGGGAAGACCCTCGCTCAGGCATTATTGCAGATGACTCTCGACGTACCACAATCGCTGCTCGGGAAAAAGAGGTAA
- a CDS encoding thioredoxin family protein, translating to MRLLLPFLAIICLTLVVCDDDPAPTAPKARTLADVQWVSACSIYDDTLSHKAHSLVFIGASWCGWCNKLKNETLCNSSVQDEMNEYFNPVMIEVTADSQVCYLDTTVLAGNLPSYFGVTGYPTTIALDSNEQVMSRLVGFHDAASFLGWLQALRGAQ from the coding sequence ATGCGACTACTCCTGCCATTCCTTGCGATCATCTGCCTGACTTTGGTTGTGTGTGATGATGATCCGGCTCCAACGGCACCTAAGGCGCGGACCCTGGCAGATGTCCAGTGGGTCTCTGCTTGCTCGATTTACGATGACACCTTATCGCACAAAGCGCACTCATTAGTATTCATTGGCGCTTCATGGTGCGGGTGGTGCAACAAGCTGAAAAACGAGACCCTGTGCAATTCATCGGTTCAGGATGAAATGAATGAGTACTTCAATCCCGTGATGATCGAAGTGACTGCTGATTCGCAGGTCTGTTATCTCGACACCACGGTGCTCGCCGGGAATCTCCCCTCCTACTTCGGGGTGACCGGCTATCCGACGACCATAGCGCTCGATTCAAATGAACAGGTGATGAGCCGTTTGGTCGGCTTCCATGATGCCGCCTCTTTTCTCGGCTGGTTGCAGGCGCTGCGGGGAGCTCAGTAG
- a CDS encoding aspartate/glutamate racemase family protein: MKTIGLLGGIGPHATMDFEQRIHRVSQRLIPPNANSGYPRLVVWYHRNPPFVMDEHNIPKLPLTIHPEIAHGARFLGQVADILIVMANGPHFILDQFENAAGKPFLSIIDSALAEVDRRGWKHVGVMGFRDPRVPVYTIPLEKRGIRTETLGDDQQALILDAVPHLMAGIETDADRMAVRNGAEQLRARGVDGMILGCTEFAFLYGEGTDAPDLINPAQLLAEAAVRKAIE, from the coding sequence ATGAAAACAATCGGTCTGCTCGGCGGTATCGGACCCCATGCCACCATGGATTTCGAACAGCGCATCCACCGTGTCTCCCAGCGGCTCATCCCGCCGAACGCCAACTCCGGTTATCCGCGATTGGTGGTCTGGTATCACCGCAATCCACCGTTTGTGATGGATGAACACAACATCCCGAAACTTCCGCTCACCATCCATCCCGAAATCGCCCATGGCGCACGATTCCTCGGACAAGTGGCCGATATCCTGATCGTTATGGCCAATGGCCCGCATTTTATACTCGACCAGTTCGAGAATGCCGCGGGGAAACCGTTCCTCAGCATAATAGACTCTGCCCTTGCTGAAGTAGATCGACGTGGCTGGAAACATGTCGGGGTGATGGGATTCCGTGACCCCAGAGTACCGGTCTACACGATTCCGCTTGAAAAGCGGGGGATACGTACCGAAACGCTTGGCGACGACCAGCAGGCATTGATCCTCGATGCTGTCCCGCACCTGATGGCTGGTATCGAAACCGATGCCGACCGGATGGCCGTCCGCAATGGAGCGGAGCAACTTCGAGCGCGCGGTGTGGATGGCATGATACTTGGTTGCACCGAGTTTGCATTCCTGTATGGCGAAGGGACCGATGCTCCCGACCTGATCAATCCCGCCCAACTTCTCGCCGAAGCGGCCGTGAGAAAAGCGATAGAGTAG
- a CDS encoding thiolase domain-containing protein produces MRDVYIVGVGMSEWGEVWQKSFRELFVDAARAAIKSAGVDHLDSLYVGCMSGGLFVGQEHIGALMADYLGMRGLPATRVESACASGGMAIRSAFLEVASGASDIVMASGVEKMTDISGDDCTDALAAAADQEYEVFHGATFPGLYAMMAHAHMAKYGTTRDMLSAVAVKNHRNGAKNPVAQYPFEITAETVAKSVMVADPLRILDCSPITDGAAAVIVTTKEVAQSLKRPYIKIIGSAIGTDSIALAQRADMTTIKSATLATNKALKMAGKSIDDIKFAEVHDCFTIAEIIVAESIGKYAPGKAGQAILAGETAREGKFPMNPSGGLKSKGHPVGATGVAQIVEIYKQLTGQAENGRQIPNSPKVGMSQNMGGSGASSVVHILEVAS; encoded by the coding sequence ATGAGAGATGTATACATTGTCGGCGTCGGAATGAGCGAATGGGGCGAGGTATGGCAAAAGTCATTCCGCGAACTGTTCGTTGATGCTGCCCGCGCCGCTATCAAGTCGGCTGGAGTCGATCACCTCGATTCACTGTATGTCGGCTGTATGTCGGGCGGATTATTCGTCGGACAAGAACATATCGGCGCCTTGATGGCTGACTATCTGGGGATGCGCGGTCTGCCCGCCACCCGAGTTGAGTCCGCCTGCGCCTCCGGCGGAATGGCGATCCGTTCCGCGTTTCTTGAAGTTGCCTCGGGTGCATCGGATATCGTGATGGCATCGGGCGTCGAGAAGATGACCGATATCTCCGGCGATGACTGCACCGATGCTCTGGCCGCTGCCGCGGATCAGGAATATGAAGTATTCCATGGCGCGACCTTCCCCGGTCTTTACGCCATGATGGCTCATGCGCATATGGCGAAATATGGGACTACTCGCGACATGCTCTCGGCTGTCGCGGTGAAAAACCATCGCAATGGCGCAAAGAACCCGGTAGCGCAGTATCCGTTTGAGATCACGGCCGAGACAGTCGCCAAATCAGTAATGGTCGCCGATCCGCTTCGGATCCTTGACTGTTCTCCTATTACCGATGGTGCCGCGGCGGTGATCGTCACCACCAAAGAGGTCGCGCAAAGCCTGAAACGTCCGTACATAAAGATCATCGGTTCCGCTATCGGCACCGATTCGATCGCTCTGGCGCAACGGGCCGATATGACCACCATCAAATCGGCAACTCTCGCGACCAACAAGGCGCTCAAGATGGCGGGGAAGAGCATCGACGATATCAAATTCGCCGAAGTACACGACTGCTTTACGATCGCCGAGATCATCGTCGCCGAATCGATCGGCAAGTACGCTCCCGGCAAAGCCGGACAAGCGATCCTCGCCGGTGAGACCGCGCGTGAAGGGAAATTCCCGATGAACCCATCGGGTGGTTTGAAGTCGAAAGGTCATCCCGTCGGCGCAACCGGCGTTGCCCAGATCGTCGAGATCTACAAGCAACTGACCGGTCAGGCGGAGAATGGGCGCCAGATCCCGAATTCGCCGAAGGTCGGCATGTCCCAGAATATGGGCGGTTCCGGCGCATCATCTGTCGTGCATATCCTGGAGGTGGCGTCATGA
- a CDS encoding hydroxymethylglutaryl-CoA synthase, which yields MAGIVGYGAHLPRHRIKVEEIAKVWGQDAESYKKGLMLREKSVPPPDMDTITLAVEAARRALKRAIVVNPVDIGAIYIGSESHPYAVKPSGTTVAEAIGATPDIHCADFEFACKAGSEAMFVALSHVASGYMKYALAIAADTSQGAPGDALEFSAAAGAGAFIMGMDNLIAECTYTHSFMTDTPDFWRREHQFYPQHGGRFTGEEAYFKHTKGASNAILKKSGMKPKDFAYAIFHQPNGKFPQKVALELGFTQEQINPGWLAPTLGNTYSGASPIGLTATLDIAKPGDQIFMCSYGSGAGSDAFIWKVTDRIDQVRDLAVKTRKLLEENVMYIQYGTYAKFRHKIIKND from the coding sequence ATGGCAGGAATAGTCGGCTATGGAGCGCATCTACCCAGACATCGCATAAAAGTCGAAGAGATAGCGAAAGTCTGGGGCCAGGATGCTGAAAGCTACAAGAAGGGGCTGATGCTTCGTGAGAAGTCTGTCCCCCCGCCGGACATGGATACCATCACGCTGGCAGTCGAGGCCGCTCGCCGTGCCCTGAAACGCGCGATTGTCGTCAACCCGGTTGATATCGGCGCCATCTACATTGGCTCGGAATCTCATCCGTATGCAGTGAAACCGTCCGGGACGACCGTTGCCGAAGCGATCGGTGCGACTCCGGACATTCATTGCGCTGATTTCGAGTTTGCCTGCAAGGCCGGCTCTGAGGCGATGTTTGTTGCGCTGTCGCATGTTGCCTCCGGATACATGAAATACGCGCTCGCTATCGCCGCGGACACCTCGCAGGGTGCTCCTGGCGATGCTCTCGAGTTCTCTGCCGCGGCAGGAGCCGGGGCATTCATTATGGGGATGGACAACCTGATCGCCGAGTGCACCTACACTCATTCATTTATGACCGACACCCCCGACTTCTGGCGGAGAGAACATCAGTTTTATCCCCAGCATGGTGGACGGTTCACCGGCGAGGAGGCCTATTTCAAGCATACCAAGGGAGCGTCCAACGCAATCCTGAAGAAATCCGGCATGAAGCCGAAGGATTTTGCTTACGCGATTTTCCACCAGCCGAACGGGAAGTTCCCGCAGAAAGTTGCACTGGAACTCGGCTTCACCCAGGAACAGATCAATCCGGGCTGGCTCGCTCCGACTCTTGGCAACACCTACTCGGGTGCCTCGCCGATCGGCTTGACCGCCACTCTCGATATCGCCAAACCGGGAGACCAGATCTTCATGTGCTCCTATGGCTCTGGCGCAGGCTCTGATGCCTTCATCTGGAAAGTGACCGACCGGATCGATCAGGTCCGGGACCTGGCCGTTAAGACGCGGAAATTGCTCGAAGAGAATGTCATGTACATTCAATACGGCACCTACGCGAAATTCCGTCACAAAATCATCAAAAACGACTAG
- a CDS encoding C40 family peptidase: MPEQIELLSRKHLLTTALAYIGTPYRWGGDDPSGFDCSGFVLECLKSAGLIGEKDDFTANQLLARYSASQIESARPGALQFLCDKTRCAYHVVICLDEHFQIGASGGDSRTLSTPDAWRQNAYIKIRPISQKLKSVYVDPFK, encoded by the coding sequence ATGCCTGAACAGATTGAATTACTTTCACGGAAACATTTACTGACAACCGCACTGGCCTATATAGGGACACCGTATCGCTGGGGTGGGGATGATCCCTCTGGCTTTGACTGCTCCGGTTTTGTGCTGGAATGTCTGAAATCTGCCGGTTTGATCGGCGAGAAGGATGACTTCACGGCCAATCAACTTCTGGCAAGGTATTCAGCATCACAGATTGAGTCCGCCAGACCGGGTGCTCTTCAATTTCTATGCGATAAAACCAGATGTGCGTATCACGTGGTCATTTGTCTGGACGAGCATTTCCAGATCGGGGCATCGGGAGGAGATTCCAGGACACTCTCGACACCAGATGCCTGGCGGCAAAATGCGTATATCAAGATCCGGCCGATTAGTCAGAAGTTAAAGTCCGTCTATGTTGATCCGTTCAAATGA
- a CDS encoding VOC family protein: MQKIITFLAFQQDQVEEAVKMYTSIFKNSKIIEMATLDHNPPGTEQKLKVATFELDGQRYMAMDAGPFPQFSMAISLMVKCEDQAEIDYYWEKLGDGGEIQACGWLKDRFGVSWQIVPKNVEQLITDSKNGNTKAVIEAVETMIKLDMAALEKAYKS; encoded by the coding sequence ATGCAGAAGATCATCACTTTCCTGGCGTTCCAGCAGGATCAGGTCGAAGAGGCGGTCAAGATGTATACCTCCATCTTCAAGAACTCGAAAATCATCGAGATGGCCACACTTGACCACAACCCGCCGGGAACGGAGCAAAAGCTCAAGGTCGCGACTTTCGAATTGGATGGTCAGCGCTATATGGCGATGGATGCCGGGCCGTTTCCCCAGTTTTCGATGGCTATCTCACTCATGGTGAAGTGTGAGGATCAAGCCGAGATCGACTACTACTGGGAGAAACTAGGCGATGGGGGAGAGATCCAGGCCTGTGGATGGCTCAAGGATCGGTTCGGCGTCTCATGGCAGATCGTGCCGAAAAATGTCGAACAACTGATCACCGACAGCAAAAACGGCAATACCAAAGCAGTGATCGAGGCGGTGGAGACAATGATCAAGCTCGATATGGCCGCGTTGGAGAAAGCGTATAAAAGTTAA
- a CDS encoding DUF1801 domain-containing protein, which yields MRPAASSVDAYLADLPDDQRKALQKLRATIRSAAPKAEETISYSMPMYKQDGQLVAFAAFNNHCSLFVCSGSYLSRHAKEYGKYPQAKSGLHFTPDNSLPATLVKKIVKDRLAENAAKVSARTKKKSSSKTTGKKK from the coding sequence ATGCGTCCCGCAGCTTCCAGTGTTGATGCCTACTTGGCGGATCTTCCTGATGATCAGCGCAAAGCGCTTCAGAAGCTCCGCGCCACCATCAGATCTGCCGCCCCCAAAGCGGAAGAGACCATCAGCTACTCCATGCCGATGTACAAGCAGGATGGCCAACTGGTCGCCTTTGCCGCCTTCAACAATCATTGCAGCCTGTTTGTCTGCAGCGGCTCGTATTTGAGCCGACATGCGAAAGAGTACGGCAAATACCCGCAGGCTAAAAGCGGGCTTCACTTCACGCCGGACAATTCACTCCCGGCTACGCTGGTGAAAAAGATCGTCAAAGATCGCCTCGCTGAAAACGCCGCAAAGGTATCAGCCCGCACGAAGAAAAAATCATCAAGCAAGACCACCGGGAAGAAAAAGTAG